TTGCCTAATTTCTTCACTGTTGGATTCTGTTGTGCTGGTGGGGCTATGACTTCTAATGGAGCAAAGTCTTTATATTCACCAGATTGTATCCTTTTAAGCCTGCTGCTAAGTGGGACAAGATCTTCGCTGTCATCCATCGATGGTTCCTCACCAGCAGTGTCTCTATGGTCAGGGGCATCATCGGGTGCATCCTCAAGATCTGGGTCTAAGCTCTCATTGTCGCTACTCACATCTGGTTCATCCTCAAAATCCGTTCCAATACTTCCATTGTCGCTGCTTGTATCTggttcttcatcatcttcatagTTGAGCTCATCTTCTTCGTAATCAGGATCTTCCTCGGTATCCTCTTCATCTTCATGATGATCGACTATCCTGTTCCGCTTGGACCTTCTCAAGCTTGGTCTAGCTGATTCTTCTTCATGATTCACTGCCCTTTTCCGCTTAGATCTTCTCAAGCTTGCTGTGGCTGAATCATCTGTTGCAGCCATTTCTTGGATGAATGTTCCTAGTGCCTCTGTAACACTGCTAAGAACTTTGCTTAAAGcttcacacattttccttttcttctgcaAAAAAGTGGACAGTAAATACGGTTAATATGGAAAATTGCTTAATGCATAAAGTTAAAAATCATTTGCAGGTGCATTGATTTGCTTGCTGGGTGACATTAGAATTGCTTGGGGGTGTGGCTGATTGCTcatgctgcaaaaaaaaaaaaagacaagggGGGCGGGGCTTGCTGCGCATACCTCTGGGGGCAACTGTCTTGGTTCTTTTGATGTTACAAATCTACTGATATCGTCCATCTGTAAGGCGGATCCTGCCCCAACGGAGTGACATGATTCTTTTAGCTGAAAAGAAAGTTTATCATGTGTTAGAGGGGTGtcaggggggagggggcggggaaAAAAAGAGATAGAACTGAGAATCCATATGACTGTTTTTTCGTACCTTCAGTCTGCCAAAACTTCCATCACGGTTTGTGTCCAACTTAATGACCTGGTCCAACAGATTCCTCGTCCATGCAGTGATCCTTGGTCTACAAGTTGGAATTTGTAAATTCGGAACATCTAGCGAGTCCGCATACAAAATCTGCAAGAAAATGAACAAAATGGATCAACTAAGTgcaaaaataatatcaaatatcaAAACAGCATGTAAAAAAATGTCTCCAAATGAATCTAAAAAACCCTTCACATAATTAAAACATACCACGAGTAGAAGAACACAACCCTTCACAgcattttgcttgtttatttTCATAGCTGCAGCCTTAAGCTGATCAACCACAAACTGACACCAGTTGAAGCCCTTGACAGTTGAAGGGTGAACTAAAGCTGGGTAGCATCTGGGGCTGATTCCCAAGCTGGTGGGTGGGCATAGGAATGTTGAGATAGCAATCATCAGAAAGGACCTCAAGAAATCATCGTTTGCAGCCTTGTTTTGTTTCACCATTTCTGCTACTTGCTTGATCTTAGGTGCTGACCCTTGGATAATGCTATACTTGCTTTGAATGAAATTTGTTGCATCAACATCAAGCTCATATCTCACTTTGTCACCCTTGTTTGGAAACCCAAAAATATCAGCCACCGAATCTGCTGTGACTGGAATTCTGCCTCGACCTGGGAGAACTAGCTCTGAAGATTCAGCATCGAAACAGTGCACCATCAGCCAATTGGTGAATCTTGCTGGGATTGTGGGGCATTGAATCTGCAACAGCCCATCAAAATTGATATCACGAATCATCTTGCGCTGTTCATCAGTCAAGTGTGCATATAACTTGACGAGTCTTGCAGGGGACGCCCTGTTTCTTCGAGGCTGCACACATTTAAATGAAAAACAttttgaaaaatgaaaaaggtTGCCTAATCTGATTTATGAATTTACCTAGATCAAAATAGTATTATTATCTAGATCAGAAAAGGTATTGTTGCTAGatctgaaaaaaataattaatctaGCAAATATTTGAATGAAAAATTTGCCTAATCTGATGAATGAATTTGCCTAGATCCAGATAGTATTATTATCTACAACAAAAGAGTATTGTTGCCTAGATATGAAAAATATTTAATCTAGCAATATTTGAATGAAAAATTGCTTAATCTAATGAATGTATTTGCCTAGATCAGAATAATATTATTGCCTAAACAAAAATGTGAAGCAGAACATATTAGTAAAAAAAAGTGACGAGGGTGTGAAGCAGATATGTGACATACATCTTCGGATGATGTAGCCCGGCATTGCTGCTCTTTCTGTGCTCTTGGCATTGTAATTTCTGATTGCAAATACTCAGTGCTTGGTAGTTGCTGGGTGCCATGTTCAAGCTCAGAATAGTGTCCCAACAAAAAAAgatagagaaaaagaaaagaaaatgtaaTCTATCAATTTTGTTAGCTGAATACTACTTTCCCATTCTAAGAGATATTGTTAGCTGAATGCATAGCAGAAATGAGATTTTGGATTTATCTCAGTACATCTTGGGAttgaaaaaaatggaaaaaggatGCTGAAGTAAATGTTGGCTGATTAGCACATTcttgatccagaaaaaaaacaTAATATCCCCTACCTCTATACACATCCCCAACAAAAGGTAGTACCAAACAAATAAGCCGATCACACTGATTTTACCTGACAAAAAAACCCAACTAAACACCCTAGAACATGCACTGTAACCCCTCCCTTAAAAAATCACTATCAAAAAAATGTAGCAGTTGCACTGACATTATAGGAGGGCAGTTGGACTCACCTTTTGTGAGCTTAATCCTGTAGCAGAGATCCTTCCACTGTATCCCCGCCTAAAAATGAGGAAAATCTACATGAGTATGTGAAATCTGAGGGGGGATGAATCTCAAAAACCAGCAGAGTTCCCTTCCTGGCCTGCTAGGCACTGCAGCAGTGAGAGGGGCAttggctgggggggggggggattggtGCGCGGCGCAGATGCTGCTAGTGGGAGCGCGGATTTAGGCGGCGGGCTAGGGTTAGGAATGCAGCGCAGCGGTCAGGGGGGGCTGAATGAGGATTTGGCGAAGGTCTGGGTGGTGCGTGGTGTGCTGATGGAGGTCGATTTTGGTCATGGTGAGATGCTGGGGTGGTGGATGGGgatttgcagcagcagcagtggagAGAAAAATGAGAACGCAGGGGCTGGGAGACAATGGATGGGATACTCACATGCGTGCCTCCTCCTGCCGATTCGAAAATCGATGGCGTGTCCCCCTGGATCCCCCAGATCCCCCGCCGGCTCAGGCTCGATAGCTTCGAAGAACAAAGggcaaaaaaaatgaagaaaaatgtGGTAAAAAATGCTACAGATCAGAGATGCGAAAAGTCGCTAAGGAGAGATGCTCCCCCCCCCCTATTCTAATCAGTCTCCCTCCCCCCCTGCGGACTCCCATTTGCTTGGCTTGATAATCTCCACCAAAAACAACCACGCAATCCCCTCGCCTCGTCGTGGAAATCGAAAATGATGCGACGATAGCTGAGTAACAGGATGGAATTGACCTGAAATTAGTCTTCACTTGAGAATCCTGTTGATTCCCCGTTGGGGATCCGAACTTGCTCTGCGGTGGATGGAATTGACCTGAAATTAGTCTTCACTTGAGAATCCTGTTGATTCCCCGTTGGGGATCCGAACTTGCTCTGCGGTGGATGGGTGAATCGAGCGGTTGTTCGAGAGGATAGAGGAAATAGAGAGGAACCCTAGAGAGAGAATGAGAAGACGAAATGACCGGCGCGAGACCCAATGTTTTGAATAAAATTCCTCGCCGGGTTGTATAAGGTGGGGCCAGCCTGTCAGGGCGCGTGCGGCACGCACGACGCGTGATCGTTGGATGGCGACTGGACGGTGGATTGAACCGGCCGTACGAGCAGACGAAAAAACAGCCGGCCGGTATGAAGTCATTACCATATTTTATTATAGTTTTGTTGGTAGTATATCCCAACAATTTGGTGAAATAGAATAGAATGTATACATATATCCTCATCAGCTCCCACTTGGATTCATATACGATacgattataaatttataaattTGTGTTAGCAAACGCGGTCCCAACTCCCATAGGCGCCAGTCACCAAAAAAAAACCCCTCTCCCATAGGGATTGAGATCCTCTGCAGTCGACTGCAGTGACCGACGAGTAGGCCTGATGGACGCCCGGACCCACATGCAGTGACAGTGGCACTTTGTAGTCGACTGCAGAGGAACTGATTCCCTCCCATAGGCGCCCGCGGAGCCCACTGCTGAGCCACCAGCTGCCGCTTGACGGGGGGAGACATCAGACATGGCTGACCTGGCCTCATGGTCAAGTCAACGCCCCCAACACCAACACGGTTTGCGCGGCGCCTGCGGCCGGAGCGTGAAGCTTCGTGGCAGAGCCGAGGCAGCTTCACTTCGAGCGAGCGACGCGCGCGGCGAGGTCAAGTCCTCGTCAAAAACAAATACTAAGACTCTCGCGCCTCTGCACGCCGCCGCATTTAAGTAGTAAGCTCAAGGCAGGCACCTTCTGCTCAGAGTGGCGAGCGAGCTCGTGGCGGCCGCATTTGACTAGGAGCGCGCGCAATGGCGGAttccggcggcgtccgcggcggcgtcggtggcggcggcggcggcggcgtcgactcGTGGGAGTACAAGCTGCGCAAgtacctgctgctgctggccacgCTGGTGGCCACCGTGACGTACGGCGCGGCGTTCAACCCGCCGGGGGGCGTGTGGCAGGGCGCCGACCCCGCCATCGAGCGCCTCACCGGCGACCCCATCATCCGGGAGACCAGCTACCGCCGCTACCTGGCCTTCTTCTACAGCAACGCCACGGCCTTCGCCTCCTcgctcgtcgtcatcgtcctcgtcctcatcctctCCGTGCTGCACGAGGCTCACGAGCAGGCGGCGGGCACGGACAGGCCGCGCAACCTGGCGCCGCTGCGCATCCTCCGCGTCGTCATGGTGCTCGATCTCCTCAGCCTCATGGGGGCCTACGCCGCCGGCACGTTCCGGGACAGGCTCACGGCGACCTACTCCTCGGTCCTGCTCGCCGGCGTCGTCATCTACCTCCTGGTCCACACGGTGCTGGCCTCCTGCCCGCCggacgaggaggagaaggacggcAACGGCAGCAGCGCGGCCAagaaggaggaggccgagaagaAGATGGCCAAGCTCCGCAAGGTGCTGATGCTGCTGGCCACGTTCGCGGTGAGCGTCACCTACGTGTCCGGGCTCAGCGCGCCGGGCGGCTTCTGGGccgacgacgccggcggccaCAAGCCGGGCGTCGCGATCCTCAGGGGCGGGCCGCACGACGCGCGCCTCAAGGCCTTCTTCGTCCTCAACACCACCGCCTTCGTCGCGTCCctgctcatcatcatcatcctcctgGACAAGAAGCTCTCCATCAGCCCAAACCTGCGCTCGTTCGAGCTCTACGGGTTCATCACCGTCGCGATCGTCGGCCTCGTCGGGGCCTACTCAGCCGGCAGCTGCCGCCACGTCGACACCACCGTCTATGTCAATTCTCTGGTCGGTGCTGTGATCGTCTTCATTCTCGCTCAAGCCGCCATCGTCAAGTTCTGCAAAGAAACCATCAAGGAGAGCTGCTTGTGGAAGCTGCTAGAAGGCATCCCTGGGAAGGTGTCAGGATGTCTGAGTGGCAATGGGGATGCCAGGTTAGTATTGACAGAGCTCTCTTCGTCCTTAATTGCAGTCAAATTTGggattcaattcaaatttctcagtaatttaattttgaattttgattcaTTTGATTCATCATCCAGCGTTGAGAAGCAGCAAAGACAAGTGCTGGAGAGGGCTCGCTCCCTGGTTCTGCTGCTGGCCACTCTGGCAGCGGCCATCACCTACCAAGCAGGCCTGAACCCGCCGGGCGGCCTCTGGCAGggcgacgacgccggcggccgctaCAAGGCCGGCGACCCGGTGCTGCTGACCACCAACCCCAGGAGGTACAAGGCCTTCTACTACTGCAACTCGACCGCCTTCGTGGCGTCCCTGCTCGCCATCGTCCTGGTCCGGATGAAGACCCTGCACCACCACAACGCCCTGGAGGCCGCCATGATACTGGACCTGCTGGGGCTCATCGGCGCCTACGCCGCCGGGAGCTGCCGGGACGTGACCACCTCCATCTACGCCATGGCCCTGGCCGGCGCCGTCTTGGTCTATGTGGTGATCCATGTCGTCCTCTTCACGCTGGACCACAACGAAGCTGCTGCTCCGGTGGTCAGCGGCAAGGAGAAAGAGGACCCGGTGGAGAAGAGGCGCAAGCGGCTGCTCCTCTTCGCGATCCTGGCGGCCACCATCACCTACCAGGCCGGGCTGACGCCGCCGAGCGGCTTCCTGGCCGGCGACGATCCAGCGAccgggcgccgcgccggcgacccCGTCCTGCTCAACAACTACCCGCGCCGGTACACGGCCTTCTTCTATTGCAACTCGGTGAGCTTCATGCTGTCCATCGCGCTCATCATCCTCCTCGTCAACCCCAACCTGTACCGGCCGGCCATCCGGAGCAACGCGCTGTCCGTCTGCACGGCGGCGGGCATGAGCGGCATCATGGGCGCCTACGCCGCCGGCTGCACGCAGCACCTCAAGACATCCATCTACATCTTCGCGCTGGCGGGGTTCGTCCTCTTCGTGGTCATAGTGGCTGTTGTGTTCTGGGTGTTCCGTGATGATGACAAAGGCAAGCCAGCAGATggatcgtcctcctcctcctcccaaggcagagcagagaaATCCAGTACCAATGAGGACTTGGAGAAGGGCAAGAACGACGACGCGGGGAAGaaagcagaggaggatgagaagGAGAAGAGGCGGCATGCAAAGCGCAAGTACCTGATGCTGCTGGGAATCCTGGTGGCGAGCGTGACCTACCAGGCCGGCCTGGCGCCGCCGGGCGGGTCTTGGCAGTCCGACGGCGGcgggcacgccgccggcgacccggtGATGCACGACAACCGGAGGCACCGCTACCTGGCCTTCTACTACAGCAACTCCACCTCGTTCGTGGCGTccatcgtcgtcatcgtcctgctgctgccgcagtCCCTGCACAAGGACGACAAGTGGGCGGCGTGGTGGCTCGGGGTGATGAACACGACGATCGTGTTGGACCTGCTCGGCCTCCTCATCGCCTACGCCGCCGGCTCCAGCCGGTCGTGGAAGACCGCCGGATACGTGTCGGCCCTCGTCATCGCCGTGCTGGCCTATTTCGTGGTCCACGTGGCGGTGTCGCGCTTCGTCAGGAGGGGGAGAGGTAAACAACGAGacagctccggcgacggcgtcgaCTCCACccagcaccaccagcagcagcagcagcagcagcagaagaatgGACAGGCCGTTCAGCCCGCTCAAACTAACTGAAGCAAGCTGGGTGTTTGCGCAGTTTTCTTTCGGTGCCATTTTTGTAGGTTTGCGTGTTGTTTGTGTCTTGTTTTCTAGTATTACCCTTTTTCTCCCTCTTGACAGGTTTGTAGTTCTATGAGATGTAGTGGTGAATTGTGATGAGTATCGTCATGAGCATATTGATCTCTTTTTccctgctgcagcagctgcatTTTACCCTCTAAACAAACCTGAATCTGATTCCAGCGGATGCGAGATAACAAATGTCATTATTATATATCAACACTAATCTGCACAAGTACTCCAGTacagtatttttttaaaacatttGACTAATCTCAACTCAACTGGCCAGACCAGGGTTCCTAACTTTGAGAAAATGATCTCTcgtattttttaaaagaaatcgCTGTATGCTCTCGATCGTCTATATATCTTTAGTGATAGACTGTCCCTGTCGTTGTTTAAAACAAAACGAAAAAAGAAGGCTCAAGTTGCATAATGTCAACCCATAACCGGATCGAGAGGTGCCAACAAACAGAGGACAGGCACATAAGGGGTTTTTTTTTCGGCCTGCGACAGCAGAGATTCATTGCATATGCTACTAGCATAAAACACAGTATATCAACCATAAAGCACCAACCACTTCCAATTCTGAGAGACGGAGTGGATAATAAAAATCAAACTGCAGCACAAGAATGGAACTCGCAGATCTTTGCAAGATTCCTAGTCTGTTTTTGCCTTTGTTCTCTGCTACTTTCTCCCGTCACAGCATTATCACTTGTTAAATCCCACTTTAGGAAAAACTTGAGCCTCCCTATATCCCAAGTTGTCATTTTCTTTGAATCCCGAGCAACATCACGCTCAAGCAACGTCATGTTGGATATATAGTACGACAATAGGATGCCACAAACACCATCCTACCAGCCCATAgttatccttttcttttcctattaTTGTAATCCCAGTGCCAACCTTCACCAAGAATAGCTACACCAGCAGCCACCTGAACGCACGCCACATTCCAACTTCAGGCGTCAGCTGCATGACTGGCTACCCTGACGTCAGACAATGAATGGCACTTGCCGGCCTACCTCGCCTCGGATGCGGCTGCCTGCAGCAGTTCTTAAATAATAAATAGGGATGGAAACGGTAAGAAAATTGAAAAATGGATATCCGAGATATCCGGATCCGTTTCCATAcgtatccgatccgtttccATCCTAAGGGATGGGAACCGGAAGGGAACAGGAAAACGGATATCCGAGATATCCGAATTCATTTCTATAcgtatccgatccgtttccACCCTTAATAATAAATACTGAATTGGCAATGGGACCGCGGAACGTGCGTTCAGACGtactccgttccaaattataagttatttatttttttctactaCAAATTTgatcatttattttatttaaaaatttatgcaaaatatcattTTTTGTTGTAACTCCTTATCgatacaagttcttcaaaaataatataaatctattatattaataagggagtgttaaaagaagccaccacgttcgccgagagggtctagaaattcccaatGTAATctgaaaaagagaagaatttgcaccgtcggattttatgaagatctaacgatcCAAATtaatctattatattaataaaggagtgttaaaagaagccaccacgttcgccgagagggtctagaaattcccacgttaatctgaaaaagagaagaatttgcaccgtcggattttatgaagatctaatggtctaaattaattaaaagagTCCATATTAAATTTAGAGGTGTAGAAATTCccatgttaatctaaaaaagagaaggatttgcACCATCGGATTCTATTAAAATCTAACGGTCTAAATTAATTAGAAGAGTCCATATTAAATTTAGGGGTCTAGAAATTCACACGTTAAACtaaaaagagaaggatttgcaccgtcggattttatgaagatctaacggttcaaagTAATCATAAAAATCCATGTTAATTCAATAAAGATGCAGCGAGAGCTGTCTTCTACGTGCGGGGATGTGTTTCCAGGTGGCCGGGAGGTTGCTTCAGTGCTTCGCAGGACGGCTCGCTTGATCTGGTGGGAGGCATGTGTGCATCACTGAAACAGACCGAGTTCCCGAGAGGAGAACCCGACTCTCTGTATCGTCGTGGTAGTCCCTGGATcggtagctatcacatacagaactcatttcaatcgaATATTACAGATATAACTCACGTTTACAACATCACatggatttaattattacataatccaaaggatTGTACTACGATTttcagagtacaagccccttgggctaaaagaaaacaaacagaaagcggaaacggtgtctagtcttctgggcaacttcatcttcacgaattctctccacaggcagctcggagtgtagctcgggccatccttcacatctttttttcttcatcgtcctgtcgactccttcactcggatcctgcatctatcaggctatccccaatgacgggataggttcacgtcaccatccgtatgcaaacTTTATGTGGATGCAAACGGTATAAGAGtaatgccaaggataggctGTGGTTTCTTATGCAAGCAATATATGTATAAGTCATCCAAATCACCTTTCAACACGGGCAGCCCCGGCAACCCAGACTCCCGGTCTCCTATCTTCCACTACAACTGTCTCAACCCTAGGTCGGTGCGgaaactccctctccccgcacctcagctgctatcgcGGGCGTTCCCGGTCCACCGCGACGCGGTGAGGACCATAGCAGGGCTGGGTTGTCGAGGCGGAGTTGGAACGCGATGGTGGTGCAGCAAGCACGCCATATGCATCGCGCTAGGTGTGCGTGGGCTTGGACTGGTGGCTGCCTGCAAGGTGTTCGATGAAATGCCCAAAAGAGCTGGCCTTGCGACGATGCGGCTGTGTTCATGTCCAGGAGGTCGTGGCAAGGCTCGGTTTCTCTATGGCTGTGCGTGTGCGTGTTGTGGTGTTGGAAAAAGGGCGACCTTGGGCGGTTTCCATGAGCTTGCGCGTCGGGCATGGCCATGGCAAGGCCATggcgtggccacggcggtgGTGCAACGCCACGAGGACAAACGACGGCGGTCTGCAGGGTGGAACGTGGCGCGTTGGGTCCCTGTAAGTGGAAAAGATAGGACAGGGTGCTATGGCTTTCTACAGACGGTTCATCGGCATGTCGCCGGCAACACACAGGGACTGGAACGGAGGCTAGGAAAGGCGACCTACCGATTCAGGTTGGGGACGACGAGAACGACGCAGTGACGAGGTGAGGCCGGGCGAGGTCGCAGCCGTGCCGTGCCGAGCTGCTGCGTTGACGACGGCGTACGGGGCGCAGGCATGGTGAAGGGGCTCCGGTGGCGACGTCCTCGTCACGCCCGGCCCTGGGCGCAGCAGCGGCGTCCCTGGGTGTCGGCGTCGCCgggcggcggctcctcctccttggcttgacgacgatggcggcgatGTGGTCCAGcgcgtcctcctccttctcccctGCTTCTTCTTTTCCCCCTCACGACCCTCTCTTCCTCTCTGTTCcaagaagcggcggcggcttgggggAAGAGGAACTCGGGGCCTAGGGTTCCGAGGGCGGCTGCAGCGGGTCTTTTAGGCGACTGGCTAGGGCACGGACGCCGATGGACGGCTGGGGCAGCTCGGCGCGGACACCCGGGACGCGTGGCTCGCATCTAGCTGCGGCGCGGGGGATTGGGCTTGGCGCTGGGCGAGCAGGCGGTCAAGGGAGCAGGGGAAAAGCAAAAAGAGGCGATTCAGGCGGGCAGGTGCTAGCTGGGTGGCGCCTCCACCGATTTGGCGTGGAGTGGggagggcgcgcgcgcggtgccGCGCTGGCGGAGTCGGGGAAAAGGCGAgacagaggaggaagaggaacagaggagggcggctgccaggtggggtccgCCTGTAAGCGATACAAGGAGGAGAGGTGGCGTGGGGGTCTGTTGGGCTGGTTGTGTTGGGCCGCGGGGTAGGTTCTTGGGCCGTGCAGAGTGGGCTGCGAGGCAGGCCAAAAGGGCAACTGGGTCAAGTTGTGTGCAGGCCTCTTATGGCCTTTGGGCTGAACCGGGTTTTGGGTCGACGCTAGGTCTAGGTGGGTTGGGCTAGACCGAACTGGGTCGGGTTTGGTCTCGCGGTCTGGGTCacggatttaatttgaatggatcatttcaaattaaatcccacaCAACATGAttagcatttgaatttaaattgaggggcacacctCAATTTAAATTCCACGCAATTTTCAAGCAAGAAAAACAAACCCAAATCGAATTCGAGTAAACAAGGTAGAGCCAATAAAATTCAAGTAACTCCAAATATTTTCACACTAGCAAAA
This genomic interval from Panicum virgatum strain AP13 chromosome 8K, P.virgatum_v5, whole genome shotgun sequence contains the following:
- the LOC120645065 gene encoding uncharacterized protein LOC120645065 — its product is MADSGGVRGGVGGGGGGGVDSWEYKLRKYLLLLATLVATVTYGAAFNPPGGVWQGADPAIERLTGDPIIRETSYRRYLAFFYSNATAFASSLVVIVLVLILSVLHEAHEQAAGTDRPRNLAPLRILRVVMVLDLLSLMGAYAAGTFRDRLTATYSSVLLAGVVIYLLVHTVLASCPPDEEEKDGNGSSAAKKEEAEKKMAKLRKVLMLLATFAVSVTYVSGLSAPGGFWADDAGGHKPGVAILRGGPHDARLKAFFVLNTTAFVASLLIIIILLDKKLSISPNLRSFELYGFITVAIVGLVGAYSAGSCRHVDTTVYVNSLVGAVIVFILAQAAIVKFCKETIKESCLWKLLEGIPGKVSGCLSGNGDASVEKQQRQVLERARSLVLLLATLAAAITYQAGLNPPGGLWQGDDAGGRYKAGDPVLLTTNPRRYKAFYYCNSTAFVASLLAIVLVRMKTLHHHNALEAAMILDLLGLIGAYAAGSCRDVTTSIYAMALAGAVLVYVVIHVVLFTLDHNEAAAPVVSGKEKEDPVEKRRKRLLLFAILAATITYQAGLTPPSGFLAGDDPATGRRAGDPVLLNNYPRRYTAFFYCNSVSFMLSIALIILLVNPNLYRPAIRSNALSVCTAAGMSGIMGAYAAGCTQHLKTSIYIFALAGFVLFVVIVAVVFWVFRDDDKGKPADGSSSSSSQGRAEKSSTNEDLEKGKNDDAGKKAEEDEKEKRRHAKRKYLMLLGILVASVTYQAGLAPPGGSWQSDGGGHAAGDPVMHDNRRHRYLAFYYSNSTSFVASIVVIVLLLPQSLHKDDKWAAWWLGVMNTTIVLDLLGLLIAYAAGSSRSWKTAGYVSALVIAVLAYFVVHVAVSRFVRRGRGKQRDSSGDGVDSTQHHQQQQQQQQKNGQAVQPAQTN